The proteins below are encoded in one region of Bosea sp. BIWAKO-01:
- a CDS encoding CaiB/BaiF CoA-transferase family protein → MTGATSRPLERFTVLDMTHVRSGPAAVRQLADWGARVIKIEMPISTNDDRPGGPAQVADYQNTHRSKRSLTLNLKEPLGLDAFMELVRQADVVVENYRPDVKFRLGIDYERLAAVNPGIVYASISGFGQDGPYAMRPGLDQIAQGISGLMQVTGEKGRGPMRAGIPIADLSAGLFCANGILTALLERETSGRGQWVQTSLLQAQIYMMDFQAMRWLMNAEVPNQSGNDHPTSSPTGVFETRDCYMNIAAMGNTLFAKLCETIGAPELIGDPRFQSVPDRAANRPALNAAINTCTRTRDTLDWIACLNDAGVPCGPILTLDQTFADPQVQHLETVWDLEHPQLGMISVLGQPFKLSRTPPASPTPAPARGQHSREILSEFGFSSTEIAALASAAII, encoded by the coding sequence ATGACCGGCGCGACCTCCCGCCCCCTCGAACGGTTCACCGTCCTCGACATGACCCATGTGCGTTCGGGGCCAGCCGCCGTCCGGCAGCTCGCCGACTGGGGGGCTCGCGTCATCAAGATCGAGATGCCGATATCAACGAATGACGATCGGCCGGGCGGCCCGGCCCAGGTGGCCGATTACCAGAATACGCATCGCAGCAAGCGCAGCCTGACCTTGAACCTCAAGGAGCCGCTCGGCCTCGATGCATTCATGGAGCTGGTACGCCAGGCCGATGTGGTCGTGGAAAACTACCGCCCTGACGTGAAATTCCGGCTTGGCATCGACTATGAGCGGCTGGCGGCGGTGAACCCAGGTATCGTCTATGCCAGCATCTCCGGCTTCGGGCAGGACGGCCCCTACGCGATGCGTCCCGGCCTGGACCAGATCGCGCAGGGCATCAGCGGCCTGATGCAGGTCACCGGCGAGAAGGGCCGCGGCCCGATGCGCGCCGGCATTCCGATTGCCGATCTCAGCGCTGGCCTGTTCTGCGCAAATGGAATCCTGACGGCCCTGCTCGAGCGCGAAACATCAGGCCGTGGGCAGTGGGTGCAGACATCCCTGCTCCAGGCCCAGATCTACATGATGGACTTCCAGGCCATGCGCTGGCTCATGAATGCTGAAGTGCCGAACCAAAGCGGCAACGATCATCCGACCAGCAGTCCGACCGGCGTATTCGAAACGCGCGACTGCTACATGAACATCGCCGCCATGGGCAATACTCTGTTCGCCAAGCTGTGCGAGACCATCGGTGCGCCCGAACTCATCGGTGACCCGCGCTTCCAGAGCGTGCCTGATCGGGCAGCGAATCGCCCGGCCCTCAACGCAGCGATCAACACGTGCACGCGCACTCGCGATACTCTGGACTGGATCGCATGTCTCAACGACGCAGGCGTACCCTGCGGGCCGATCCTCACCCTCGACCAGACTTTTGCCGACCCCCAAGTGCAGCATCTCGAGACGGTGTGGGACCTGGAGCATCCGCAGCTTGGCATGATTTCGGTGCTGGGCCAGCCCTTCAAGCTGAGCAGAACGCCCCCGGCTTCGCCGACGCCCGCTCCGGCCCGTGGCCAGCACAGCCGTGAAATCTTGAGTGAATTCGGGTTCTCATCCACGGAGATCGCCGCATTGGCGAGCGCGGCTATCATCTGA
- a CDS encoding FAD-binding oxidoreductase, producing MSTPPLNELEQIVGADHVLTDAAAIAPFCEDWRGRRHGLARAVVRPADVRQVAEIAAWSQRHRVPLVPQGGNTGLVFGGIPDDSGQAVVVQLGRMNRIREIDTINAVAIVESGVVLQTLQQRALDAGLFFPVSLAAEGSCQIGGTIATNAGGTAVLRYGNMRDQVLGLEVVLPDGRVWNGLRALRKDNTGYDLKHLFIGSEGTLGIVTAAALKLHAAPQARATALASVRDFAAALRLFQLARSRAADVLSGCECFTEDCRALVETHAPHVAQPALRGGVYVLLQLDAATPEIPLETILESVLSEGFEQEIVDDAVIARSLAQAEQLWALRENITEAQKRAGPSFSHDVSTPISAIPAFVDRSLTALNAIDTRLRPIVFGHIGDGNLHFNLLAPPGADATERQSLHKKVETALYDLVEAFDGSISAEHGLGELKRDLIEIYKSPFDLELMRGVKRQFDPSNLMNPGKAVRLV from the coding sequence ATGTCCACGCCCCCCCTGAACGAGCTCGAGCAGATCGTTGGAGCCGACCATGTCCTGACCGACGCTGCCGCCATCGCGCCGTTCTGCGAGGACTGGCGCGGCCGGCGGCACGGCCTTGCCCGCGCGGTGGTCCGGCCGGCCGACGTCCGGCAAGTCGCGGAGATCGCCGCCTGGAGTCAGCGCCACCGCGTGCCGCTGGTTCCGCAGGGCGGGAATACCGGCCTCGTCTTCGGCGGCATTCCCGATGACAGCGGACAAGCGGTCGTGGTCCAGCTCGGGCGCATGAATCGGATCCGCGAGATCGATACGATCAACGCCGTTGCGATCGTAGAGTCGGGCGTCGTCCTGCAGACCTTGCAGCAGCGTGCACTCGACGCGGGCCTGTTCTTTCCCGTCAGCCTCGCCGCCGAGGGCAGTTGCCAGATCGGCGGCACGATCGCCACCAATGCCGGCGGAACGGCGGTTTTGCGCTATGGCAACATGCGCGACCAGGTACTCGGACTGGAAGTCGTGCTCCCCGACGGGCGGGTGTGGAATGGCCTGCGCGCGTTGCGCAAGGACAATACCGGCTACGACCTGAAGCATCTCTTCATCGGCTCGGAAGGAACTCTCGGTATCGTCACCGCCGCCGCACTCAAATTGCACGCGGCACCGCAGGCCCGCGCGACCGCGCTGGCCAGCGTCCGGGATTTCGCAGCGGCTTTGCGCCTGTTCCAGCTTGCCCGCTCGCGCGCGGCCGATGTCCTGTCCGGCTGCGAGTGTTTTACCGAAGACTGCCGCGCCCTGGTCGAAACCCATGCTCCACATGTCGCCCAACCGGCACTGCGCGGTGGCGTCTATGTGCTGCTGCAACTCGATGCGGCGACGCCGGAAATTCCGCTCGAAACGATCCTGGAGAGTGTTCTCTCCGAAGGCTTCGAGCAGGAGATCGTCGACGACGCCGTCATCGCCCGTTCCCTGGCACAGGCTGAGCAGCTCTGGGCACTTCGCGAGAACATCACGGAAGCGCAGAAGCGCGCAGGCCCCAGCTTCAGCCACGATGTTTCCACCCCGATCAGCGCTATCCCGGCCTTCGTCGATCGCAGCCTGACGGCGCTGAATGCGATCGACACCCGCCTGCGCCCGATCGTTTTCGGCCATATCGGCGACGGCAATCTGCATTTCAATCTGTTGGCACCGCCCGGAGCCGACGCCACGGAACGCCAGAGCCTGCATAAGAAGGTCGAGACGGCGCTCTATGATCTCGTCGAGGCTTTCGACGGCAGCATCAGCGCCGAGCATGGCCTGGGCGAGCTCAAGCGCGATCTCATCGAAATCTATAAGTCGCCATTCGACCTGGAGCTGATGCGAGGCGTCAAGCGCCAGTTCGACCCCTCCAACCTGATGAATCCGGGCAAGGCGGTGCGGCTGGTCTGA
- a CDS encoding tripartite tricarboxylate transporter substrate binding protein, with amino-acid sequence MITKRHLLIGAASLTLVAISQPHAQADTYPSKPIKLMVGYAPGGTTDILARAVAHKLSEKLGQPVVVDNRPGAAGGIGSEIAARAAPDGYTLLMATASSHGINPAVYSKLTYDPVADFQPVAFIASVPLVLAVNPSVGASDTRKLIELIKSKPAAMDYASSGNGSPGHLAGEMFRHMGGLKVQHIPYRGGAPSLTGVIAGETQYTFGTLPATLPHVKSGKLVALAVTTGKRSSVLPDTPTVAETLPGYEVNTWNGILAPKGTPTAIVMKLNEAVAEVMKTDETKAAFAREGAEPQPMTPAQFGTYISNGLAGWAQLVKETGTKID; translated from the coding sequence ATGATAACGAAACGCCATCTGCTGATTGGCGCGGCGTCACTGACGCTTGTTGCCATCAGCCAGCCTCATGCCCAGGCCGACACTTATCCATCAAAACCCATCAAACTCATGGTCGGTTACGCACCCGGCGGAACGACCGATATCCTCGCCCGCGCAGTCGCGCACAAACTGTCGGAGAAGCTGGGCCAGCCGGTCGTCGTCGACAATCGGCCGGGCGCCGCCGGCGGCATCGGCTCGGAGATCGCAGCAAGAGCGGCGCCCGACGGCTATACGCTGCTGATGGCGACCGCCAGCAGCCATGGCATCAACCCGGCAGTCTACAGCAAGCTCACCTACGATCCGGTCGCGGATTTCCAGCCGGTCGCCTTCATTGCCTCGGTTCCGCTCGTGCTTGCGGTCAATCCATCCGTTGGGGCTTCCGATACCAGGAAGCTGATCGAGCTGATCAAGAGCAAGCCCGCAGCCATGGACTATGCGTCCAGCGGCAATGGCTCGCCGGGTCACCTTGCCGGCGAGATGTTCCGCCACATGGGGGGACTGAAAGTTCAGCATATTCCCTATCGCGGCGGGGCACCGTCGCTGACCGGTGTCATCGCCGGGGAGACCCAGTATACATTCGGAACGCTGCCCGCGACGCTGCCGCATGTGAAATCCGGCAAGCTCGTTGCGTTGGCCGTAACCACCGGCAAGCGCTCCTCGGTGCTTCCCGATACGCCGACCGTCGCCGAAACGCTTCCCGGTTACGAGGTCAACACCTGGAACGGCATCCTCGCGCCCAAGGGAACTCCGACAGCGATCGTGATGAAGCTCAACGAAGCCGTCGCCGAGGTGATGAAGACCGATGAGACGAAGGCCGCCTTCGCACGCGAGGGCGCCGAGCCGCAACCGATGACCCCAGCGCAGTTCGGAACCTACATATCCAACGGGCTGGCGGGCTGGGCCCAACTGGTCAAGGAAACCGGAACGAAGATCGACTAG
- a CDS encoding LysR family transcriptional regulator — MVRPFLPLNALRAFEASARHLSFTRAGIELAVTQAAVSQQVRSLEQRLGVQLFRRLPRGLRITAEGEALLPVVSDAFDRLATTLDRVGSGKVRELLVVGAVGTFAVGWLLPRLEDFRRAHPFVELRLSTNNNRVDLAAEGLDFSIRFGNGAWHGLDATELFEAPLTPLCTPDLAAALRAPQDLGALTLLRSYRMDEWSRWFAATGAEMPPNIAGAIVFDSSLAMMEAAEQGVGVALAPALMFSRQLRNGSIRRPFPASISLGSYWLTKLKSRKPTAAMQAFADWIAAQEPDAQNASFGDMRAQHSARGT; from the coding sequence ATGGTTCGACCTTTTCTGCCACTCAACGCGCTGCGGGCGTTCGAAGCCTCGGCCAGGCATCTCAGCTTCACGCGGGCCGGCATCGAGCTGGCGGTGACGCAAGCTGCCGTGAGCCAGCAGGTTCGATCTCTCGAGCAGAGATTGGGCGTTCAGTTGTTCCGCAGGCTCCCGCGCGGCCTCAGGATCACGGCAGAGGGCGAAGCCCTCCTCCCCGTCGTGAGCGATGCCTTCGATCGCCTGGCCACGACGCTCGACAGGGTTGGGTCGGGAAAGGTCCGCGAGCTGCTCGTGGTCGGAGCGGTGGGCACCTTCGCAGTCGGTTGGCTGCTGCCCCGGCTCGAGGATTTCAGGCGCGCTCATCCGTTCGTCGAGCTGAGGCTTTCCACCAACAACAATCGCGTCGATCTGGCTGCCGAAGGATTGGATTTCTCCATTCGGTTCGGCAACGGCGCCTGGCATGGGCTCGATGCGACGGAGCTGTTCGAGGCGCCCCTGACACCTCTCTGTACGCCCGACTTGGCCGCCGCACTCCGTGCGCCGCAGGATCTGGGCGCACTCACTCTGTTGCGCAGCTACCGCATGGACGAGTGGAGTCGCTGGTTTGCCGCCACTGGCGCGGAGATGCCGCCCAATATTGCAGGCGCCATCGTATTCGACTCGTCGCTCGCGATGATGGAGGCCGCAGAACAAGGCGTCGGAGTAGCCCTGGCCCCGGCCCTCATGTTTTCGCGCCAATTGCGCAACGGCTCAATCCGGCGGCCGTTTCCAGCCTCGATCTCGCTCGGAAGCTATTGGCTGACCAAGCTCAAATCGCGGAAGCCGACAGCTGCGATGCAGGCCTTCGCTGACTGGATTGCGGCCCAGGAGCCGGATGCTCAGAACGCATCGTTTGGCGACATGCGCGCGCAGCATTCTGCCCGCGGCACATGA
- a CDS encoding tripartite tricarboxylate transporter TctB family protein — protein MTKHQDVLAGGLFMLIGAATSLSALGYALGTMRRMGPGYFPLVLGLLLTGIGVALIAQAWRRGRVGTPIEWGSTRPLAFVLGGLAFFGLTLTELGFVLANTLFIGVTSYAGREFRWHETLVLSLALTVMAALVFIVGLKLQIPLWPAILGL, from the coding sequence ATGACAAAACACCAGGATGTATTGGCAGGTGGCCTGTTCATGTTGATCGGAGCGGCCACCAGCCTTTCGGCGCTCGGCTACGCCTTGGGGACAATGCGCCGGATGGGGCCGGGATATTTCCCGCTGGTGCTCGGCCTGTTGCTGACGGGCATCGGGGTGGCGTTGATCGCACAGGCCTGGCGACGGGGCAGGGTGGGTACGCCGATCGAATGGGGCAGCACTCGGCCGCTGGCCTTCGTGCTCGGTGGGCTTGCCTTCTTCGGCCTGACGCTGACCGAGCTCGGTTTCGTGCTCGCCAATACCCTGTTCATCGGCGTCACCAGTTATGCGGGCCGCGAGTTCCGCTGGCACGAAACACTCGTCCTCTCGCTCGCGCTGACCGTGATGGCGGCTCTTGTCTTCATTGTCGGGCTCAAGCTGCAGATCCCGCTCTGGCCCGCCATTCTCGGACTCTAG
- a CDS encoding FadR/GntR family transcriptional regulator — protein sequence MFRSIGRSKTLSDEIAFTLREKIRSGELPPGAQLPTEMVMAEAFGVSRNVIREAIARLKLAGFIETTQGVGSFVAQDVSQLVFTIEESDLLDPVQLQLVFALRIEIETAAAGLAAANRTESDLAVLRAALAEANRRAADLDAGTAAAIDFHSAIGSATNNPYFVDLMRYLQGRLHGSIRTTRRSVITSPALLQAIEDEHCAIYEAISRGDVESARSAMRDHLNGVMRRQGLAAQDTSTSKRERT from the coding sequence TTGTTTCGCTCCATCGGCCGGTCGAAGACGCTCTCGGATGAGATCGCCTTCACTCTGCGCGAAAAAATTCGCTCGGGAGAGCTTCCCCCCGGCGCGCAATTGCCGACCGAGATGGTCATGGCAGAGGCATTCGGCGTCAGTCGAAATGTCATTCGTGAAGCCATCGCCCGCCTGAAGCTGGCGGGTTTCATCGAAACGACGCAAGGCGTTGGCAGTTTCGTCGCACAGGATGTGTCGCAACTCGTCTTCACGATCGAGGAGAGCGACCTTCTCGATCCGGTTCAGCTGCAACTCGTCTTCGCCCTGCGCATCGAGATCGAAACCGCAGCGGCCGGGCTTGCGGCGGCGAACCGCACTGAATCCGACCTCGCAGTCCTGCGAGCCGCGCTCGCCGAAGCCAATCGCCGTGCGGCCGATCTGGACGCGGGCACTGCCGCCGCCATTGATTTCCACAGCGCCATCGGCAGCGCGACTAACAACCCCTATTTCGTCGACCTCATGCGCTATCTGCAGGGTCGGCTGCACGGCTCCATCCGCACCACGCGCCGCTCGGTCATCACCTCGCCGGCGCTCCTGCAGGCCATAGAAGACGAGCACTGCGCCATCTACGAGGCGATCAGCCGGGGCGATGTCGAGAGCGCACGATCGGCCATGCGTGACCATCTCAACGGCGTCATGCGGCGTCAGGGCCTTGCCGCGCAAGACACCTCAACGTCCAAACGGGAAAGAACATGA
- the ampC gene encoding class C beta-lactamase yields MAASVLAGTLGSLSSAHAAGPDQDARVRQAVDEAMKPVIEQHGIPGLAVAVTIDGKRYFLEYGLASREPKVPVTRDTLFELGSISKTFTATLATFAEIEGKLSLNDSVSQHMPELKGSALDDVRLLDLGTHTAGGFPLQVPDDVKDQKQLMAYYRAWKPRFTPGTYRNYANPSIGLLGVVTAKAMGASFETLMERRLFPDLGLRRTYITVPAAEMKSYAWGYNREDKPIRVSPGLLATEAYGIKSNVVDMIRFLEVNMGIGTTPGKAAIAARATHTGYFRAGELIQDLIWEQYPYPVELDKLVAGNSAKMILNGVPAVAIEPPMAPRSDVILNKTGSTNGFGGYVAYVPAKKIGIVMLANKNYPNDARVKAAHQVLSRLAE; encoded by the coding sequence CTGGCAGCCAGCGTTCTCGCCGGCACGCTGGGCAGCCTGTCCAGCGCCCATGCAGCCGGCCCCGACCAGGATGCCCGGGTGCGCCAGGCTGTCGACGAAGCGATGAAGCCGGTGATCGAGCAGCACGGGATCCCCGGCCTCGCCGTCGCGGTGACGATCGATGGAAAGCGCTACTTCCTCGAGTATGGCCTGGCCTCGAGGGAACCCAAGGTTCCCGTCACGCGTGACACGCTCTTCGAACTGGGGTCGATCAGCAAGACCTTTACGGCGACGCTTGCGACCTTTGCCGAGATCGAGGGCAAGCTGTCGCTGAACGACAGCGTCAGCCAACACATGCCCGAGTTGAAGGGCAGTGCCCTGGACGATGTCCGGCTGCTGGATCTCGGCACGCATACGGCTGGCGGCTTTCCGCTTCAGGTTCCTGACGACGTCAAGGATCAGAAGCAGCTCATGGCCTATTATCGCGCCTGGAAGCCGCGGTTCACTCCCGGCACATACCGCAATTACGCGAACCCGAGCATCGGGCTTCTCGGCGTCGTCACCGCGAAGGCGATGGGAGCAAGCTTCGAGACGCTGATGGAGCGGCGGTTGTTCCCGGACCTCGGGTTACGACGAACCTATATCACCGTCCCTGCGGCCGAGATGAAGTCGTACGCGTGGGGCTACAATCGAGAAGACAAGCCGATCCGGGTCTCCCCGGGCCTGCTCGCGACCGAAGCCTACGGAATCAAATCCAACGTCGTCGACATGATCCGCTTCCTTGAGGTGAACATGGGCATCGGCACCACGCCGGGGAAGGCGGCCATCGCTGCGAGGGCGACCCATACCGGGTATTTCCGCGCGGGCGAGCTCATCCAGGATCTGATCTGGGAGCAATATCCCTATCCGGTCGAGCTGGACAAACTCGTCGCCGGCAACTCGGCCAAGATGATCCTGAACGGCGTCCCGGCGGTTGCGATCGAGCCGCCGATGGCGCCGCGGAGCGACGTGATCCTCAACAAGACCGGATCGACCAACGGCTTTGGCGGCTATGTCGCCTATGTCCCGGCGAAGAAGATCGGGATCGTCATGCTCGCGAACAAGAACTACCCCAATGATGCGCGGGTGAAGGCGGCGCATCAGGTGTTGTCGCGGCTTGCCGAGTAA
- a CDS encoding tripartite tricarboxylate transporter permease produces MELLNNLALGFEAAFTLKTLAYCLLGTVLGTLIGVLPGIGPIATIALLLPVTYALEPATALIMLAGIYYGAQYGGSTTAILVNLPGESSSVVTMIDGYQMARRGRAGPALTAAAVSSFIAGCLATVVIAGFAPPLAEIALRFGPWEYFALMVVGLVGAVVLAHGSILKAIAMIVLGLILGLVGADVNSGVARFTLGFPQLADGIGFIIIAMGIIAMAEIIGNLQRVERREVYTDGVPSLFPTREDWRRLLPASLRGTILGSVLGLLPGGGTSLASFSAYSLEKKLADAPERFGKGAIEGVASPEAANNAASQTSFIPMLTLGIPSNAVMALMIGAMTIHNIQPGPEVMTKNPELFWGLIVSMWIGNVMLVIMNLPLVGIWIKLLKAPYRFMFPAIMMFSAIGIYSVNGSTFDIVMTAAFGLLGFVLMKLGCEPAPLLLGFILGPMMEENLRRAMSLARGDATMFLTRPVSAVLLAVAVFLLIVVALPALKRKREEIFQE; encoded by the coding sequence GTGGAACTGCTCAACAACCTCGCTCTCGGCTTTGAGGCTGCGTTCACCCTCAAGACCCTGGCCTATTGTCTGCTGGGGACGGTGCTGGGAACGCTGATCGGCGTGTTGCCGGGCATCGGGCCGATCGCAACGATCGCATTGCTGCTGCCCGTGACCTATGCGCTCGAACCCGCCACGGCGTTGATCATGCTTGCCGGCATCTATTACGGCGCCCAATACGGTGGCTCGACCACGGCCATCCTGGTCAACCTGCCAGGAGAATCGTCCTCGGTCGTGACCATGATCGACGGGTATCAGATGGCGCGCCGTGGACGCGCGGGGCCGGCGCTGACTGCGGCCGCGGTCAGCTCCTTCATCGCCGGCTGCCTGGCGACCGTCGTCATTGCCGGCTTCGCGCCTCCGCTTGCCGAAATTGCACTGCGCTTCGGTCCCTGGGAGTATTTCGCGCTGATGGTCGTCGGCCTCGTCGGTGCCGTGGTGCTGGCGCACGGCTCGATCCTGAAGGCGATCGCCATGATCGTGCTCGGGCTTATTCTCGGCCTGGTCGGGGCGGACGTTAACTCGGGCGTCGCGCGCTTCACGCTCGGCTTTCCGCAACTGGCCGATGGCATCGGCTTCATCATCATAGCCATGGGCATCATCGCCATGGCCGAAATCATCGGCAACCTGCAGCGCGTTGAGCGCCGCGAGGTCTATACGGACGGCGTACCGAGCCTGTTTCCGACCCGCGAAGACTGGCGCCGGCTGCTACCGGCGTCATTGCGTGGAACGATTCTCGGCTCCGTTCTGGGCCTTCTGCCCGGAGGGGGCACGTCACTTGCCTCCTTCTCCGCCTACTCGCTCGAGAAGAAGCTCGCGGATGCGCCGGAGCGCTTCGGCAAGGGGGCGATCGAGGGCGTCGCTTCGCCGGAGGCCGCCAACAACGCAGCTTCGCAGACGTCCTTCATTCCGATGCTGACGCTCGGCATTCCTTCGAATGCCGTCATGGCGCTGATGATCGGAGCGATGACGATCCACAATATCCAGCCGGGACCGGAGGTGATGACCAAGAATCCGGAGCTGTTCTGGGGGCTGATCGTGTCGATGTGGATCGGCAACGTCATGCTCGTGATCATGAACCTGCCGCTCGTCGGCATCTGGATCAAGCTGCTCAAGGCGCCGTACCGCTTCATGTTTCCGGCGATCATGATGTTCTCGGCGATCGGCATCTATTCGGTGAACGGGTCAACCTTCGATATCGTGATGACGGCTGCCTTCGGACTTCTGGGCTTCGTGCTGATGAAGCTGGGTTGCGAGCCAGCGCCACTGCTCCTCGGTTTCATTCTCGGCCCGATGATGGAGGAGAACCTGCGGCGCGCCATGTCGCTCGCGCGCGGGGATGCAACGATGTTCTTGACCCGTCCCGTCTCGGCAGTCTTGCTGGCGGTGGCCGTCTTCCTCCTCATCGTTGTCGCCCTGCCGGCCTTGAAGCGGAAGCGCGAGGAGATCTTCCAGGAATAG
- a CDS encoding enoyl-CoA hydratase, translating into MSLSEEVGIVRLLEGAITDKIIAEKRGNVGWLTFNQPQKRNAVSVDMWEAVPVVLDAFEADPDIRVIALKGAGDQAFVSGADISQFDQHRAERGAVNYYEEIAEGAQLRIYACDKPTIAMIRGYCLGGGVNIALSCDLRISGSSGRFGIPAARVGLGYRLSAMTNLVNTVGHAKAREMFFTARQMPAEAALDANLVHAVVPEADLAAAVADLCDTIAANAPLTIAAGKRMMRELLKPGAEVDVAASKSWLRSCFDSEDYIEGRRAFIEKRKPVFRGR; encoded by the coding sequence ATGAGCTTGAGCGAGGAAGTCGGGATCGTGCGCCTGCTGGAAGGCGCGATCACAGACAAGATCATCGCCGAGAAGCGCGGCAATGTCGGCTGGCTGACCTTCAACCAGCCGCAGAAGCGCAATGCCGTCTCAGTCGATATGTGGGAGGCGGTTCCTGTCGTCCTCGACGCGTTCGAGGCCGACCCCGATATCCGGGTGATCGCGCTCAAGGGCGCGGGAGACCAGGCCTTTGTCAGCGGCGCCGACATCTCGCAGTTTGATCAGCATCGCGCCGAGCGCGGGGCCGTGAACTATTACGAGGAGATCGCCGAAGGCGCGCAGCTGCGCATCTACGCCTGTGACAAACCCACCATCGCAATGATCCGCGGCTATTGCCTCGGCGGCGGCGTCAACATCGCCCTGAGTTGCGATCTGCGCATCTCCGGCAGCAGCGGTCGCTTCGGCATCCCGGCCGCGCGCGTCGGGCTCGGCTATCGGCTGAGCGCGATGACGAATCTGGTCAACACCGTCGGCCACGCCAAGGCGCGCGAGATGTTTTTCACCGCACGCCAGATGCCCGCCGAAGCAGCATTGGACGCCAATCTCGTCCATGCCGTCGTACCGGAAGCTGACCTTGCCGCTGCAGTTGCTGACCTCTGCGACACCATTGCCGCCAATGCGCCGCTCACGATCGCCGCCGGCAAGCGGATGATGCGCGAACTGCTGAAGCCCGGAGCCGAGGTCGATGTTGCGGCAAGCAAATCCTGGCTGCGCAGCTGCTTCGACAGCGAGGACTACATCGAGGGCCGTCGCGCCTTCATAGAGAAACGCAAGCCGGTCTTTCGAGGCCGGTAG
- a CDS encoding nucleoside deaminase — MTTAIAAGAAASVGFSATSAIAAPAPEKRKFMEEATRLAIESVEKGWGGPFGAVIVKDGEIIGRGQNRVLLTGIPVFHAEVTAIMDASARLNPKALLGSDYGAGTILEMIPREPGSPDPVPERAKMLKGCEIYINGAPCPMCMSAIYWSRIDHVYFAASLKDTSAIGFDDAFQYEDFAKPWTARRIAVTENFERETGLKAYEAWMKKQDRHPY; from the coding sequence ATGACGACGGCGATCGCAGCAGGCGCCGCCGCTTCGGTTGGATTCTCGGCAACATCTGCAATCGCCGCACCGGCCCCCGAAAAGCGGAAATTCATGGAGGAGGCCACCCGTCTGGCCATCGAGTCGGTCGAGAAGGGGTGGGGTGGCCCGTTTGGCGCGGTCATCGTCAAGGATGGTGAGATCATCGGCCGGGGCCAGAACCGCGTGCTGCTGACCGGCATCCCGGTCTTCCATGCGGAGGTCACCGCGATCATGGATGCCTCGGCGCGGCTGAACCCCAAGGCCCTGCTCGGCAGTGACTACGGCGCAGGCACGATTCTGGAGATGATCCCACGCGAGCCTGGATCGCCGGACCCGGTGCCCGAGCGCGCCAAAATGCTGAAAGGCTGCGAGATCTACATCAACGGCGCACCATGCCCGATGTGCATGAGCGCGATCTACTGGTCGCGCATCGACCATGTCTATTTCGCCGCGAGCCTCAAGGATACCAGCGCGATCGGCTTCGACGACGCCTTCCAGTACGAGGATTTCGCCAAGCCCTGGACGGCACGCCGCATAGCGGTGACCGAGAATTTCGAGCGCGAAACCGGCCTCAAAGCCTATGAGGCCTGGATGAAGAAGCAGGATCGGCATCCCTACTGA